In Deltaproteobacteria bacterium, the following are encoded in one genomic region:
- a CDS encoding TauD/TfdA family dioxygenase, producing the protein MSQPNIQIEDSSAWQKVNVRPLHPHEVTNQGGPDIVRLVEPIDVGSPELLNQLLREGKDKLEELIAEHGAVMFRGFKVDPPRFRQAVLSAYKASRYIWMMPMSPKLARFFLSLPLIGPFLNWFLGVIEAWATGRTLTQKDASTLAYEDNIQFPHHEFGIFFNIPRVIAFLCEKQSNTGGETLFCDAEIAWSALRPELKSHFETARFIRYKNENQFLPPPFTAPALLVHPKSGVPSLNLTGYHHQIVAEEGQRLFPEARIELGNYDENFMFKPTLVDAAGNPVELSEADYREIISAHLAQGVLLPWKEGDVLFCDNYKIVHGRINGGDPRKVLQVMLCDYQQNQTRFFA; encoded by the coding sequence GTGTCTCAGCCCAATATACAAATCGAAGATTCATCGGCTTGGCAAAAAGTCAACGTTAGGCCACTCCACCCGCACGAGGTCACCAACCAGGGTGGACCCGATATCGTAAGGCTCGTCGAACCCATCGATGTAGGATCCCCTGAACTTCTCAATCAGTTACTTCGCGAAGGTAAAGACAAACTCGAAGAGCTCATCGCAGAGCACGGCGCAGTCATGTTTCGTGGCTTCAAAGTAGACCCACCACGGTTCAGACAAGCTGTCCTTAGTGCATACAAGGCCTCGCGCTACATTTGGATGATGCCGATGTCGCCTAAGCTGGCCCGCTTCTTTTTGTCTCTTCCCCTTATCGGCCCTTTTCTCAACTGGTTCTTGGGGGTTATCGAAGCCTGGGCCACCGGTCGGACCCTCACCCAAAAAGACGCCTCGACACTCGCCTACGAGGACAATATCCAATTCCCCCACCACGAGTTCGGTATCTTCTTTAATATACCGCGCGTCATCGCGTTTCTCTGTGAGAAGCAAAGCAATACAGGTGGTGAAACTCTCTTCTGCGACGCGGAAATCGCATGGAGCGCTCTAAGGCCAGAGCTGAAATCTCACTTCGAAACTGCCCGTTTTATCCGCTATAAAAACGAAAACCAGTTCCTTCCCCCACCATTTACCGCGCCAGCATTGCTAGTACACCCCAAAAGTGGAGTTCCCAGCCTCAACCTAACCGGATACCATCATCAAATTGTCGCCGAAGAAGGTCAACGCCTCTTCCCGGAAGCACGTATCGAACTTGGCAACTACGACGAAAACTTCATGTTTAAACCTACCCTTGTTGATGCTGCCGGTAACCCCGTCGAGCTAAGTGAGGCAGACTATCGAGAGATTATCTCAGCCCACCTTGCACAAGGCGTACTGCTGCCATGGAAGGAAGGCGATGTCCTTTTTTGCGATA